A stretch of the Thiomicrorhabdus xiamenensis genome encodes the following:
- the pgl gene encoding 6-phosphogluconolactonase, translated as MANTEIEFIQSPEQWQLYQEADELVEVATRYILDCAEKAIEARGAFNLVLAGGTTPLAIYERLLQFSEQQAQFSKWYLYLGDERVLPIDDPQRNSVAICTHWLDKSPIPPAQVFMMPTELGLEESARVYQDMIDGVEFDLVLLGMGEDGHTASLFPEHHLQEHKGLICEYDSPKPPSKRLSLSYSRLASAVCVLKLITGAAKYDVTQMWYQSLKMGRVPDLPIAKIFGRKETLVMLDQSAFSMGE; from the coding sequence ATGGCAAATACGGAAATAGAGTTTATTCAAAGCCCCGAGCAATGGCAGTTATATCAGGAAGCCGACGAACTGGTCGAAGTTGCGACCAGATATATTCTGGATTGTGCTGAGAAGGCCATAGAAGCTCGTGGCGCTTTTAATCTGGTTCTGGCGGGGGGAACAACTCCCTTGGCTATTTATGAGCGCCTACTCCAGTTTAGTGAACAGCAGGCGCAGTTTTCTAAATGGTATCTCTATTTAGGAGACGAAAGGGTGTTGCCAATCGATGATCCGCAGAGAAACAGTGTTGCAATATGTACCCATTGGCTGGATAAATCACCGATACCGCCCGCTCAGGTCTTTATGATGCCTACGGAGTTAGGGCTTGAAGAGTCGGCCAGGGTTTATCAGGATATGATCGACGGCGTTGAATTTGATCTGGTTCTGCTCGGGATGGGAGAAGACGGGCATACAGCCAGTCTGTTTCCGGAACATCATCTGCAAGAGCATAAAGGACTGATCTGTGAATACGACTCCCCTAAGCCGCCGTCCAAACGCTTAAGTCTCTCTTATTCGCGTCTGGCTTCGGCGGTTTGTGTCTTGAAATTGATTACCGGTGCGGCGAAATACGATGTCACTCAGATGTGGTATCAGAGCCTGAAAATGGGAAGAGTTCCTGATCTGCCGATTGCCAAAATATTCGGCCGTAAAGAGACTTTAGTGATGCTGGACCAAAGTGCTTTTAGCATGGGAGAGTAA
- a CDS encoding rhodanese-like domain-containing protein yields MKKTLLLASTLAATFAFSSASFAVEASKWATEAPAKAERHTPQGLYITAENTYKWMKEDDSVILVDVRTPAEWQFVGYTPMAQIMIPSVLFKYNEVDTKKPRYKSIINEKFISEFEEKLFDLGADKNTPFVVMCRSGATRAQPAAKMLDQYGYKNVYIMTDGFEGGKVKKGEHKQWRMKAGWKVNNPVDTWTYKIDTKNAYLEK; encoded by the coding sequence ATGAAAAAGACACTACTTCTTGCCAGCACACTGGCTGCGACCTTCGCTTTCTCTTCTGCATCTTTTGCTGTGGAAGCGAGCAAATGGGCAACTGAAGCACCAGCAAAAGCGGAACGCCACACACCTCAAGGTCTTTATATCACGGCCGAAAATACCTACAAATGGATGAAAGAAGACGATAGCGTGATTCTGGTTGACGTTCGTACTCCGGCTGAGTGGCAGTTTGTCGGTTATACTCCAATGGCGCAGATTATGATTCCGTCGGTATTGTTTAAATATAACGAAGTAGATACTAAAAAACCGCGTTACAAATCAATTATCAATGAAAAATTCATCTCAGAATTTGAAGAAAAACTTTTTGATCTTGGCGCAGACAAGAATACACCTTTTGTCGTTATGTGCCGTTCAGGCGCTACTCGTGCGCAACCTGCAGCGAAAATGCTTGACCAATACGGTTACAAAAACGTTTACATTATGACTGACGGCTTCGAAGGCGGTAAAGTTAAGAAAGGTGAACACAAACAGTGGCGTATGAAAGCCGGTTGGAAAGTAAACAACCCGGTCGATACCTGGACTTATAAAATCGATACCAAAAACGCTTACCTGGAAAAATAA
- a CDS encoding 2-isopropylmalate synthase, with the protein MSINAAMQPEKYRRNPTPNLADRQWPNNQLEKAPIWVSVDLRDGNQALANPMTVDQKLKLWHELVDIGFKTIEIGFPSASQPEFDFTRRLIEENRIPDDVTVQVLVQAREHLIERTYEALEGVKKAVIHVYNTTSVVQRENVFEKSKDEIKAMAVQGAKWVQEYAQKASIAHPESEWVFQYSPESFSQTETDYAVEVCKAVMDVWQPTVDNKCILNLPATVESNSPNRFADQVEYFIRNLPNREAAIISIHTHNDRGCAVAAAELSLLAGADRIEGTLLGNGERTGNMDIVTLAMNLYSEGIDPELDFTSPKKWIEVVEEVTQITTHPRHPWVGDVVYTAYSGSHQDAIRKCLLKQKNGQPWNVAYLPIDPKDIGRDYEAIIRVNSQSGKAGSAFVLAQEYGLNLPKWVQLDFAPVAQKLAEEKGGVVSHIDLFEAFKAHYALGENNDQLENYKVDRNGESETVQLEISGEIWAGQGQGTLSALCDAYQKKTGASIDVIDYSEHAMHQNAMPDGKDAQAIAYVYLDTPQGKTVGIAMAQDTVSAMILAALSGLQR; encoded by the coding sequence ATGTCGATCAACGCCGCAATGCAGCCAGAAAAATACCGCCGTAACCCGACTCCGAATTTAGCGGATCGTCAGTGGCCGAATAATCAGCTTGAGAAAGCACCTATCTGGGTCAGTGTCGATTTGCGCGATGGAAATCAGGCTCTGGCCAACCCGATGACGGTGGATCAGAAACTGAAATTGTGGCACGAGTTGGTCGACATCGGTTTTAAAACCATTGAAATCGGTTTTCCATCGGCTTCCCAGCCGGAGTTCGACTTTACCCGTCGTTTAATCGAAGAGAACCGGATTCCTGACGATGTAACGGTTCAGGTTCTGGTTCAGGCTCGCGAACATTTGATCGAGCGCACCTATGAAGCTCTGGAAGGCGTCAAGAAGGCTGTGATTCATGTGTACAACACAACTTCGGTAGTGCAGCGCGAAAACGTTTTCGAGAAATCGAAAGATGAAATTAAAGCTATGGCAGTGCAGGGGGCGAAATGGGTGCAGGAATATGCGCAAAAAGCGTCCATAGCGCATCCAGAGTCGGAATGGGTCTTCCAATACTCGCCGGAGAGTTTTTCGCAGACCGAAACAGATTATGCGGTAGAGGTGTGCAAGGCGGTAATGGATGTCTGGCAGCCAACGGTCGATAATAAATGCATTTTGAACCTTCCGGCGACGGTTGAAAGCAACTCGCCGAACCGTTTTGCCGATCAGGTCGAGTATTTTATTCGCAATTTGCCGAACCGCGAAGCAGCGATTATTTCCATTCATACTCATAACGATCGCGGCTGTGCGGTTGCGGCCGCCGAACTGTCGCTTTTAGCGGGTGCGGATCGCATCGAAGGAACACTTTTAGGAAACGGCGAACGTACCGGGAATATGGATATTGTCACGCTGGCAATGAATCTGTACTCGGAAGGAATCGATCCTGAGTTGGATTTCACCAGTCCGAAAAAATGGATCGAAGTGGTTGAGGAAGTTACCCAGATTACCACGCATCCGCGCCATCCTTGGGTGGGCGATGTGGTTTATACCGCTTATTCGGGAAGTCATCAGGATGCGATCCGTAAATGTCTGCTAAAACAGAAAAACGGCCAGCCATGGAACGTCGCTTATCTGCCGATTGACCCGAAAGATATCGGTCGTGACTATGAAGCGATTATCCGCGTCAACTCGCAATCCGGTAAAGCCGGTTCCGCTTTTGTATTGGCGCAGGAGTATGGATTGAATTTGCCGAAATGGGTACAGTTGGATTTTGCACCGGTCGCACAGAAACTGGCTGAAGAAAAGGGCGGTGTAGTCAGTCATATCGATTTGTTCGAGGCATTTAAAGCGCATTATGCCTTAGGCGAAAATAATGATCAGTTGGAAAACTACAAGGTGGATCGCAATGGGGAGTCCGAGACGGTTCAGCTGGAAATTTCCGGTGAAATCTGGGCAGGACAGGGTCAGGGAACCCTAAGCGCTCTGTGTGATGCTTATCAGAAGAAAACCGGCGCCAGTATCGATGTGATCGACTATTCCGAGCATGCCATGCACCAAAATGCCATGCCGGACGGTAAGGATGCTCAGGCGATCGCTTATGTTTATCTGGATACGCCACAAGGAAAAACCGTAGGCATTGCCATGGCTCAGGATACGGTGTCGGCAATGATTCTAGCGGCTCTGAGCGGACTTCAGCGTTAA
- the gnd gene encoding decarboxylating NADP(+)-dependent phosphogluconate dehydrogenase: MAQQADIALIGLAVMGQNLVLNMTDHGFKVAVYNRSRQKTDEFLAAEPDNANLIGCFSIEELVNSLSSPRKIMLMVKAGEVVDLFIEQLLPYLEAGDIVIDGGNSLYTDSQRRTESLAEKGIQFIGTGVSGGEEGARHGPSIMPGGNPSAWPSVKPIFQAISAKADGAPCCDWVGDGGAGHYVKMVHNGIEYGDMQLIAESYHLMRYGLGLSADECQQVFAEWNQGVLDSYLIEITAEILKFKDQDGEPLVDKILDAAGQKGTGKWTGISSLELGIPVTLITESVYARCLSALKEERIKAEANFGASAEPPILNESEKSEMLQAIHDALYASKIVSYAQGYMLMREAAKEFGWELNYGGIALMWRGGCIIRSTFLGEIKKAYENDPELSNLLLADFFSSALKNSADNWRKAVIFAIQQQVPTPALSSALAFFDGYKTAKLPANLLQAQRDYFGAHTYERVDAARGEFFHTDWIQSGGRISSTTYEV, from the coding sequence ATGGCACAGCAGGCGGATATCGCTTTAATTGGATTAGCGGTTATGGGTCAGAACCTGGTTTTGAATATGACCGATCACGGTTTTAAAGTCGCGGTCTATAACCGTTCGCGCCAGAAGACGGACGAATTTCTGGCGGCTGAGCCGGATAATGCCAACCTGATTGGTTGTTTTTCAATTGAAGAACTGGTGAATTCTCTGAGTTCGCCGCGCAAGATAATGCTGATGGTCAAGGCCGGGGAAGTGGTTGATCTGTTTATCGAACAGCTTCTACCGTATCTGGAAGCGGGTGATATCGTTATTGATGGTGGTAACTCCCTGTATACCGATTCGCAAAGACGCACGGAATCCTTGGCAGAAAAGGGCATTCAGTTTATCGGAACCGGGGTTTCCGGCGGTGAAGAGGGGGCTCGTCACGGTCCGTCGATTATGCCGGGCGGCAATCCATCCGCATGGCCTTCGGTCAAACCGATTTTTCAGGCCATTTCTGCCAAAGCGGACGGCGCTCCATGTTGTGACTGGGTAGGCGATGGCGGTGCCGGGCATTATGTCAAAATGGTGCACAACGGTATTGAATACGGTGATATGCAGTTGATCGCCGAATCCTATCATTTGATGCGTTACGGACTGGGACTGAGTGCCGACGAATGTCAGCAGGTTTTTGCCGAATGGAATCAAGGCGTTCTGGACAGCTACCTGATTGAAATTACCGCCGAAATCCTGAAATTCAAGGATCAGGACGGCGAACCGCTGGTTGATAAAATTCTCGATGCTGCCGGTCAGAAAGGAACCGGTAAATGGACCGGTATCAGTTCTTTGGAGTTGGGTATTCCGGTTACCTTGATTACCGAATCGGTGTATGCGCGCTGCCTTTCCGCGCTTAAAGAGGAACGAATCAAGGCGGAAGCGAATTTTGGCGCATCGGCCGAGCCACCAATCCTGAATGAGTCAGAGAAATCGGAGATGCTGCAGGCGATCCATGATGCCTTATACGCTTCGAAAATCGTCTCTTATGCGCAAGGTTATATGCTGATGCGCGAAGCCGCTAAAGAATTTGGCTGGGAGCTGAATTACGGTGGTATCGCTTTGATGTGGCGCGGCGGCTGTATTATCCGCAGTACTTTCCTTGGAGAGATTAAAAAAGCTTACGAAAACGACCCGGAATTAAGTAATTTATTGCTGGCGGATTTCTTCAGTTCGGCACTTAAAAACAGTGCTGATAACTGGCGCAAAGCGGTGATTTTTGCCATTCAGCAGCAGGTTCCGACCCCGGCTTTGAGTTCCGCTCTGGCATTTTTTGACGGTTACAAGACGGCTAAACTGCCGGCCAATCTTCTCCAGGCGCAACGGGATTATTTCGGAGCCCACACTTATGAACGAGTCGACGCGGCGCGCGGCGAGTTTTTCCATACCGACTGGATCCAGTCCGGCGGTCGAATCAGTTCGACGACCTACGAGGTGTAA
- the zwf gene encoding glucose-6-phosphate dehydrogenase: MPEACTYVVFGATGNLSMTKLMPAFYHLEKHNRLTDEVKILAIGRRDWDRDEWIETVKEAVMPKARGGITDEVCDRFCSRLDYFKMDILNAQDYLKLKEHIEANNWPNNMAFYLSLGPDQFAPAVEHLGEAKLLREDSGWRRVVLEKPFGYDAESAKQLQKRLNKYLDEEQTYRIDHYLGKGMVQNLMVFRFANLMMEPLWNRNYIDHIQITHAEDKPVGTRAGYYDTSGAMRDMIQSHLLQLLALVAMEPPASMEAEALRNEKVKLLQSVRPILKKNVHNQAYRAQYAEGSVNGEQVPAYLQEPGVDKNSVTETYAALKLYIDNWRWAGVPFYIQTGKNMPKNRTIVAIRFKHPPKQFFRDSQVKKMEPNWIVFGIQPEESIRIELTAKQPGLEIMTEQTSLDATLKGDVDTSYDAYEELLLDVIKGDRSLFLRYDEVKAAWTVVDPILQAWSSETAYIDTYPSGSWGPEGAKKLFDHPEQCWRYHYTPECA; this comes from the coding sequence ATGCCTGAAGCTTGTACTTATGTGGTTTTCGGTGCGACCGGAAACCTTTCCATGACCAAATTAATGCCGGCGTTTTATCACCTTGAAAAGCACAACCGTTTAACCGATGAAGTGAAGATTCTTGCAATCGGCCGTCGCGACTGGGATCGCGACGAATGGATCGAAACCGTCAAGGAAGCGGTTATGCCCAAAGCGCGTGGCGGGATAACCGACGAGGTCTGCGATCGCTTCTGCAGCCGCCTGGACTATTTCAAAATGGATATTCTCAATGCGCAGGATTATTTGAAACTGAAAGAACATATCGAAGCCAATAACTGGCCGAATAATATGGCTTTTTACCTCTCCTTGGGGCCTGATCAGTTTGCCCCGGCCGTCGAGCATCTCGGAGAAGCCAAATTGCTCAGAGAAGATTCAGGCTGGCGTCGTGTCGTATTGGAAAAACCGTTCGGCTACGATGCCGAAAGCGCCAAGCAGTTGCAGAAACGGCTCAATAAATATCTTGATGAAGAACAAACCTATCGTATCGATCACTATCTCGGTAAAGGAATGGTACAGAATCTGATGGTATTCCGCTTTGCCAACCTGATGATGGAACCTTTATGGAACCGTAATTACATCGATCATATTCAAATTACCCACGCCGAGGACAAGCCGGTCGGAACCCGCGCCGGATACTACGATACCAGCGGTGCCATGCGCGATATGATTCAATCGCATCTGCTACAGCTTCTGGCGTTGGTGGCAATGGAACCGCCTGCATCGATGGAAGCCGAAGCTCTGCGTAATGAGAAAGTTAAGCTGTTGCAGTCGGTCAGACCGATTCTCAAGAAAAATGTCCATAATCAGGCTTATCGGGCGCAGTATGCGGAAGGGTCGGTGAATGGTGAGCAGGTTCCTGCTTATCTGCAAGAACCCGGAGTGGATAAAAACAGTGTTACCGAAACTTATGCCGCTTTGAAACTGTATATCGATAACTGGCGCTGGGCCGGTGTGCCTTTTTACATTCAGACCGGTAAGAATATGCCGAAAAACCGTACCATTGTCGCGATTCGTTTCAAACATCCGCCGAAACAGTTTTTCCGTGATTCCCAGGTCAAGAAAATGGAGCCGAACTGGATTGTTTTCGGCATTCAGCCGGAAGAGTCGATTCGTATCGAATTGACCGCTAAACAGCCCGGTCTGGAAATCATGACCGAGCAAACCAGTCTGGATGCGACTTTGAAAGGGGATGTGGATACTTCCTATGATGCCTACGAAGAATTGTTATTGGATGTCATTAAAGGCGACCGCTCGCTGTTTTTGCGTTATGACGAGGTGAAAGCAGCCTGGACAGTAGTTGATCCGATTCTTCAGGCTTGGAGCTCAGAAACTGCTTATATCGATACTTATCCTTCCGGAAGTTGGGGACCGGAGGGGGCTAAAAAGCTATTTGATCACCCGGAACAGTGTTGGCGTTATCACTATACGCCTGAATGCGCTTAA